The Candidatus Eisenbacteria bacterium genome segment AGGCTCGTCCGCGCCTTCATCGTCGGCCCTACGGGGGTCGGAAAGACCGACGTGTCCGTGGCGGTTGCCCGCGCCCTGGGCGCGGAGATCGTGAGCGTCGACTCCCGCCAGATCTACAAGCGGCTCGACCTCGGGACAGCGAAGCCGACGGCCGAGCAGCGCAAGCGCGTGCCTCACCATCTGCTCGATCTGCTGGAACCGACCGAGCGGTGCTCGGCGGGACGATTCCTGCAACTCTTCCGGGGCGCGCTCGACGGGCTCCGATCGCGTCAGGCCATCGCCCTCGCCGTCGGAGGCGCCGGGCTCTATGTGGATGCCTGCCTGGGACGCTTCCACGAGCTGCCGCCCGCGGACGATCGCCTCCGCGCGCGCTACCTGGAGATCGTCGAGCTCGAGGGTCCGGACGCCCTCCATGGCCGCCTGGCCGCAATCGATCCGGAAACGGCGGGGCGGCTGGCCCCTCGCGATACCCAGCGCGTGATCCGCGCCCTCGAAGTCGCGGAGGCGACCGGGAATCCTCTCAGCCGGAGGTTTCGCGAGGAGGCGCCGGCCGCATGCGATGCGGACACGCCGATCTTCTACCTCACGCGGCCCAGGCGGGAGCTGTACGAGCGGATCGAGCGAAGGTGCGGCGAGATGGTCGCGCGCGGCCTCCCGGCGGAGGTGAGGCGACTCCTCGATTCGGGACTTCCGCGGTCGGCGCCGGGGCTCAAGACCGTGGGTTACGCCGAGTGGATCGGGTGGGCCCTCGGCGAGCGCACCCGCGAGGAAGCGATGGATCTCTTTCTACGGAACTCGCGGCGGTACGCGAAGCGTCAAGAGACCTGGTTCCGCAATCGGCATCCGGAGCGGATCGAGATCGTGATCGGAACGGGGGAGGGCGCCGAGGAGACGTCCCGGAGGCTGCTTGCGAATCCGGCCATCGCCGTGCCGTGACGCTCGGGCCGCCTCCGTCCCGTCTGGGCCTGCGGCATGCGCTCTCGGGGGGGGCGACCGCAGGGGCGACGCGATCGTTGACCGGCCGCACCGCCGCCGACTATACTCCACGGCAGCATTGTACCGGCTGGGACCACGTGAGCCCAG includes the following:
- the miaA gene encoding tRNA (adenosine(37)-N6)-dimethylallyltransferase MiaA, with product MPTVPRLVRAFIVGPTGVGKTDVSVAVARALGAEIVSVDSRQIYKRLDLGTAKPTAEQRKRVPHHLLDLLEPTERCSAGRFLQLFRGALDGLRSRQAIALAVGGAGLYVDACLGRFHELPPADDRLRARYLEIVELEGPDALHGRLAAIDPETAGRLAPRDTQRVIRALEVAEATGNPLSRRFREEAPAACDADTPIFYLTRPRRELYERIERRCGEMVARGLPAEVRRLLDSGLPRSAPGLKTVGYAEWIGWALGERTREEAMDLFLRNSRRYAKRQETWFRNRHPERIEIVIGTGEGAEETSRRLLANPAIAVP